Within the Butyrivibrio sp. AE3004 genome, the region TTAAGTCCTACAAAATGTATCTTTGCTGTAAGTTTTACGGCTTCATTAACCGCAGCCGAATCCGGAACCGAATCCATATAAAGTATCTGGAAGGTTCCCATTCTAAGGATGTATAAAATGGGCTTTGCCATCTTTTTTATGGGAGTTTTTGAAAACTGTCCTATCACATAGTCGAGGGTTATCTGTCTCTCGATAGTCCCTTCTGCCAGATACTTTATGAATGCTTTCTGTTTTGCTTCGAGAAAGTCGTATTTATTTAATGCCAGTTTTACGGCAGATTTCTGATAGGAGTCGCTTTTCCCCATCTCCGTCAGAATATCAAGTGCAATTCGTCTTTCATTGACCTCCCGAGCCATCTTACCTCCTATTCCTTCTTCCGCCGTCTACCATTGAAACCAGCCTCAGAAGCTGCAATATAGATGAAGCAGCTGACGCAACATAAGTAAGTGCAGCCGCATTTAAGACTTGCCTTGACTGATCAACCTCATCCTGCGCAAGGATTCCATAGTCACTAAGCATCACAAGCGCTCTGTGAGATGCATCAAACTCCACAGGAAGTGTAATAAGCTGAAAAAGAACAGCAAGAGCAAATACCCAGATTCCAATCCTTGCCAAAGGAGTAAAACCAATAAACAGTCCTAACACAATCATGGGAAGCCCTATCCTGGAGCCGATGTTAGCTGCAGGAACAAGTGCTGATCTGATTTTTATCGGCAGATATCCCTGATGGTGCTGAAGAACGTGCCCGCACTCATGCGCTGCTACTCCGATGGCAGCAACACTTGTTGAATTATATGTACTGTCAGAGAGGTTAACCGTATTGTTTCTCGGATCGTAGTGATCGGATAAATCTCCCGGTACGTGCGCTATGCATACGTCGTTTATGCCGTTTCGTCTAAGGAGCTCCTCAGCAACCTGCGCTCCCGTCATGTTACTCATGCTTCTTACTCTTGCATATTTATTATAGGTGCTCTTTACCTTAAAACTTGCGAGCATGCAGAGAAGCGCACCTATTAACACCAATATGTAGCTGCCGTTATACATCATATAACCGGTTTCATAACCATATGTACTATACATTTTTCATTCCTCCTGTCAAAAACGCGTGTTTATTTCTGCAAATTCACAAAAGCTTATCCCCCGCATTAACACTGTTACCTGCCAAAAATGCAGAAACGCTCAT harbors:
- a CDS encoding zinc metallopeptidase encodes the protein MYSTYGYETGYMMYNGSYILVLIGALLCMLASFKVKSTYNKYARVRSMSNMTGAQVAEELLRRNGINDVCIAHVPGDLSDHYDPRNNTVNLSDSTYNSTSVAAIGVAAHECGHVLQHHQGYLPIKIRSALVPAANIGSRIGLPMIVLGLFIGFTPLARIGIWVFALAVLFQLITLPVEFDASHRALVMLSDYGILAQDEVDQSRQVLNAAALTYVASAASSILQLLRLVSMVDGGRRNRR